In the Candidatus Cloacimonas acidaminovorans str. Evry genome, one interval contains:
- a CDS encoding spore germination protein GerW family protein, with protein MDIKEILSQIRSIANNALGGGYSFGQPSKLGDLYVIPVARVTYGMGGGADESSPDTAKKEDEDSSSPAEEKGKKVKNKVGFSGGGGIGIHSVPVGLFSLKEDRIKFHPVISFWEIIAMMSLSALFVLKMKKLRFKK; from the coding sequence ATGGATATCAAAGAAATACTCTCACAAATCCGCTCCATAGCAAATAATGCTTTAGGTGGTGGTTATTCTTTCGGACAGCCCTCAAAATTGGGTGATCTTTATGTAATTCCGGTTGCCAGAGTTACTTATGGAATGGGTGGCGGAGCTGATGAATCCTCTCCCGATACTGCCAAAAAAGAAGATGAAGACAGCTCTTCCCCAGCAGAAGAAAAAGGCAAAAAGGTAAAAAATAAAGTTGGTTTCAGCGGAGGTGGAGGTATTGGCATTCATAGCGTTCCGGTAGGGCTTTTTTCCCTTAAGGAAGACCGCATTAAGTTTCATCCAGTAATTAGCTTTTGGGAAATTATTGCGATGATGAGTTTATCAGCTCTGTTTGTCCTGAAAATGAAAAAGTTGAGGTTTAAAAAGTAA
- a CDS encoding lipoate--protein ligase gives MLSIFSPSNYAPFNIACEEYILKNFPEDVFLLYINNPSIIVGKHQNTLAEINYEWVREHNIPVVRRLTGGGSVFHDPGNLNYSFLMNESEDFNRNFERYTKPILAVLQELGIPAILEGRNDLTINGCKFSGNAKTNAFGKTLQHGTILFSSNISDLTAALNPREEKFNDKAVKSVQARVTNVSDHLPYPLSLQDFVTLVRAKVRTMYPDIQDYTFSLRDKEEIQALMNSKYDTWEWNFGKSPRYNLCHSLKTKVGIIEFYLLVNKGIIEEVNIYGDFFTNREISELENALCGIEHKPETVAKVLKDMEYKSFFGEVKLEEIVKAMF, from the coding sequence ATGCTTTCTATTTTTAGCCCCAGTAACTATGCCCCTTTTAATATTGCCTGCGAGGAATATATCCTGAAGAACTTTCCTGAGGATGTATTTTTGCTTTATATAAACAACCCCAGTATTATTGTAGGTAAACATCAAAATACTTTGGCAGAAATAAATTACGAATGGGTAAGGGAACATAATATTCCGGTTGTGCGTCGTTTAACAGGTGGTGGTTCCGTATTTCACGATCCAGGAAACTTGAATTATTCCTTTTTGATGAATGAAAGTGAGGATTTTAACCGTAATTTTGAACGCTATACCAAACCCATTTTAGCTGTCCTTCAGGAGTTGGGAATTCCTGCCATTTTAGAAGGAAGAAACGACCTTACTATCAATGGCTGCAAGTTTTCCGGGAACGCTAAAACCAATGCCTTCGGAAAAACTCTCCAGCATGGAACTATCCTTTTCAGTTCCAATATTTCAGACCTCACCGCGGCTCTAAACCCGAGAGAAGAAAAGTTTAACGATAAAGCGGTAAAATCCGTGCAGGCAAGAGTTACCAATGTTTCCGACCACCTTCCTTATCCTCTTTCTTTGCAGGATTTTGTCACTTTAGTTAGGGCAAAAGTGAGAACTATGTATCCCGATATTCAGGATTATACTTTTTCCCTCAGAGATAAAGAGGAAATCCAAGCTCTAATGAATAGTAAATATGATACCTGGGAATGGAACTTTGGCAAATCACCCCGCTATAATTTGTGCCATTCCCTTAAAACAAAAGTAGGAATAATTGAATTCTACCTCCTGGTAAATAAAGGTATCATTGAAGAAGTGAATATCTACGGCGATTTTTTTACTAACCGCGAAATTAGCGAACTGGAAAATGCCCTCTGCGGAATTGAACATAAACCTGAAACGGTAGCAAAAGTGCTGAAAGATATGGAATATAAAAGCTTTTTCGGAGAGGTGAAACTGGAAGAAATTGTGAAGGCAATGTTTTGA
- a CDS encoding DEAD/DEAH box helicase, which translates to MARLFAKDYHNKSDSWYFNQAIIVLEKDDLWFWKTRNEDGNYQIRFFPAPSKQEYFAEYVDIVFNPETELIVSHDCSQCHTDESCRHYLSILRYAYLNLSTRIFEEEVVETCDGNALSGNELWLNIARNAVLYVEGIYNPETDKIRFYHQDLAPIDPILMGKLHSQEEINEIPQRQIEYYTANMGAFRDADLHLFSFLNKTRCAYSPKNKFWSIYKSDFAQALLIMQNCHTRFVIRETGEELIFQQQPYQLALRIEPSGTKNYSLRAVIIDELSVWFAGNPTWLFFRNRVYKINLPFRKEIIDHIFGSGEVLTARDLIYYRCLVHRELQEQGIYLDFEESISLPEIIDEIPVKRLHIKKLGDKILIGGSLVFSREREIPLSVLRFGKPLVYSQYTSPDKNGSAWFHLTPELFAKTQELLNKLPEPEMNRLEQYAELVFSGKERIEQLRTAIFELSDQDWDIQIDPELRNYFVAKIPLQVELIARHEEDIDWFTYEVRYHYRDLNFTHEELKRFFRSKEEFLHTSDGRLVFISNPQVFYEVEELLSRSEHKTDQVYRSRMMNLPYYLKLQEDNPAFRMQGDEWLEGFYEALLKRRLEGPETLPLYLQTVLRGYQKAGVAWIKMLAHYHLNGILADEMGLGKTIQALSAILSTTLGQVSLVICPKTLLYNWAAEIDKFHTNIPFAIVDGNKTTRMEILSNPNVQLFIMSYSMVLGDVAYLKNMEFEWIVLDEAQNIKNVSAQRTSAIKKLKSKHRLALTGTPIENNLTELWSIFDFLNPGYLGTLNKFKQNYLPAEGEITARLSLSRMVAPFMLRRIKKDVLLELPDKQEQISWCKLNTLQEKLYLQILDMVHKKLLPEGKEMPSYIHILAALTKLRQVCNHPHLANGDILPELEASSKLEQLLELVTEATNAGHKVLIFSQFVQMLSIIRKVLEANSLPYCYLDGQTKDRVTPIKSFETNPEIKLFLISLKAGGTGLNLTAADTVILYDPWWNPMVENQAIDRTHRIGQTHKVQVFRLITKGTVEEKILQLQQNKRELFETVIEGGQNVLKAMTKEDIKKLFSYSE; encoded by the coding sequence ATGGCACGGCTTTTCGCTAAGGATTATCATAACAAATCAGACAGCTGGTATTTCAATCAGGCAATAATTGTGCTGGAGAAAGACGATTTATGGTTTTGGAAAACCCGCAATGAAGATGGCAACTATCAAATTCGTTTTTTCCCGGCTCCTTCCAAACAGGAATATTTTGCCGAATATGTAGATATTGTTTTTAATCCGGAAACGGAGCTGATTGTTTCCCATGATTGTTCACAGTGCCATACGGATGAATCCTGTCGTCATTATCTTTCCATTTTGCGTTATGCTTATCTGAATTTAAGCACGCGCATTTTTGAGGAAGAGGTAGTTGAGACCTGTGATGGTAATGCCCTTAGTGGCAATGAATTATGGCTAAATATTGCCCGCAATGCAGTTCTTTATGTGGAGGGAATTTATAATCCCGAAACCGATAAAATCCGTTTTTATCATCAAGACCTTGCTCCTATTGATCCAATTTTAATGGGTAAACTCCATTCACAGGAAGAAATAAACGAAATTCCTCAACGCCAAATTGAATATTACACTGCCAATATGGGAGCTTTTAGAGATGCCGACCTTCATTTATTCAGTTTTTTAAACAAAACCCGCTGTGCTTATAGTCCCAAAAACAAGTTCTGGTCAATTTACAAAAGTGACTTTGCCCAAGCTCTTTTAATTATGCAAAATTGTCATACTCGTTTTGTCATTAGAGAAACGGGTGAAGAGCTTATTTTTCAGCAACAGCCCTATCAACTTGCCTTAAGAATTGAACCCTCCGGAACAAAGAACTATTCTTTACGCGCTGTTATTATAGATGAACTCTCCGTTTGGTTTGCCGGAAATCCTACCTGGCTTTTTTTCCGGAATCGGGTGTATAAAATCAACCTGCCTTTCCGAAAAGAAATTATAGATCACATTTTTGGCAGTGGAGAGGTTTTAACTGCCAGGGATTTGATTTATTATCGCTGTCTGGTGCATCGTGAACTGCAGGAACAGGGAATTTATCTGGATTTTGAGGAAAGTATATCGCTGCCGGAAATAATAGATGAAATCCCTGTTAAGCGTTTGCATATCAAGAAATTGGGTGATAAAATTCTGATTGGCGGTTCCCTGGTTTTTTCCCGAGAAAGAGAAATTCCCCTTTCCGTTTTGCGTTTTGGTAAGCCCCTTGTTTATTCTCAATATACTTCTCCTGATAAAAATGGTAGTGCCTGGTTTCATTTAACCCCGGAGCTTTTTGCCAAAACACAGGAACTGCTGAATAAACTTCCCGAACCGGAAATGAACCGTTTGGAACAATATGCCGAATTGGTTTTTAGCGGAAAAGAAAGAATTGAACAATTGCGGACTGCTATTTTTGAACTTAGTGATCAGGATTGGGATATTCAAATTGACCCGGAATTGAGGAATTACTTTGTGGCTAAAATCCCTTTGCAGGTGGAGCTTATTGCTCGTCACGAAGAAGATATTGACTGGTTTACCTATGAAGTCCGTTACCATTATCGGGATTTGAATTTTACGCACGAAGAACTGAAACGCTTTTTCCGCAGTAAAGAAGAATTTTTGCATACCTCGGATGGACGCCTTGTGTTTATCAGTAATCCGCAGGTCTTTTATGAAGTGGAAGAACTTCTTTCCCGCAGTGAACATAAAACTGATCAGGTGTATCGTTCCCGAATGATGAACCTGCCCTATTATCTTAAATTGCAGGAAGATAATCCTGCCTTTAGAATGCAGGGTGATGAATGGTTAGAAGGATTTTATGAGGCGTTACTGAAAAGGCGATTGGAAGGTCCTGAAACCTTACCTCTCTATTTGCAAACCGTTTTACGCGGTTATCAAAAAGCCGGTGTTGCCTGGATTAAAATGTTGGCACATTATCACTTAAACGGTATTCTTGCCGATGAAATGGGCTTGGGAAAAACCATTCAGGCACTTTCTGCCATTTTATCTACAACTTTGGGGCAGGTCTCACTGGTAATTTGTCCTAAGACCTTGCTTTATAATTGGGCTGCGGAAATTGACAAGTTCCATACCAATATCCCTTTTGCCATTGTGGATGGTAATAAAACAACCCGGATGGAAATCCTCTCCAATCCTAATGTCCAGCTCTTTATTATGAGCTATTCTATGGTTTTGGGAGATGTTGCTTACCTGAAAAATATGGAGTTTGAATGGATTGTTCTGGATGAAGCACAAAATATTAAAAATGTTTCCGCTCAACGCACTTCCGCCATCAAAAAACTGAAAAGCAAACACCGTTTGGCTTTAACGGGAACTCCTATTGAAAATAATCTTACCGAACTTTGGTCTATATTTGATTTCCTGAACCCTGGCTATTTGGGCACCCTGAATAAATTTAAACAGAATTATCTGCCTGCTGAAGGAGAAATAACTGCCCGACTTTCTTTATCCCGAATGGTTGCCCCTTTTATGCTGCGCAGAATAAAAAAAGATGTGCTCCTGGAACTTCCGGATAAACAGGAACAAATTTCCTGGTGCAAACTAAATACCCTGCAGGAAAAACTTTACCTGCAAATTTTGGATATGGTGCATAAAAAACTCCTGCCGGAGGGAAAAGAGATGCCAAGCTATATTCATATTTTAGCTGCACTTACAAAACTAAGACAGGTCTGCAATCACCCTCATCTTGCCAATGGCGATATTTTACCGGAACTGGAAGCATCCTCCAAACTGGAACAGCTTCTGGAACTGGTTACCGAAGCGACAAATGCAGGACATAAGGTCTTGATTTTCAGTCAGTTTGTCCAAATGCTGTCCATTATTCGGAAGGTCTTGGAAGCAAATTCCTTGCCCTATTGCTACCTGGATGGACAAACCAAGGATAGAGTTACTCCCATAAAAAGCTTTGAAACCAATCCCGAGATTAAACTCTTTTTAATCTCCTTGAAGGCAGGTGGAACGGGACTTAACTTAACTGCTGCAGATACCGTTATCCTATATGATCCCTGGTGGAATCCAATGGTGGAAAATCAGGCAATAGATAGAACTCACAGAATCGGACAAACACATAAGGTTCAAGTTTTTCGTCTGATTACCAAAGGCACTGTGGAAGAAAAAATCCTGCAACTGCAACAAAACAAACGCGAACTCTTTGAAACGGTTATTGAGGGTGGACAAAATGTGCTGAAGGCAATGACGAAAGAAGATATAAAGAAACTTTTTAGCTATTCGGAATAG
- a CDS encoding helix-turn-helix domain-containing protein yields the protein MIQNLLLIRNQAQLKEMGSPLKYNILKELIKAPATCQQLATLFGCSKQKMHYNLTQMLSQGLLKVEDEANINNKEVYYRATARSYVLDLAIGLETSEKILDNRNIINSILEQEYRINLNNIADKLLDEALKLTKGMHLLITTGKFNLPLVEKLLVEAGKRGIYTTLIYQDLEQLQARAEQYSLIAFQADYENFNHKLKEADVYLNLNGESRIVEVTDPKKIQIRNRMLEKGRKIIKEKNICLAMMPSLLNDTLSEQAIESEVQFWRALDIDYQMLSDKTLALCRKFVNKNYVEIENKSAAFRFAINNIWAECGSFGKGEFQSPIINLPGGEILIIPKPGSMQGKIIGDRAYALGEEILHPEVEIVNNEITGFSAESNQQQLAKAIETGGKDGRKVALICLGTNDNIRGGNIDNALKHKSSGFISIYWGSNKDVGGDIAGNIEWFIQIENPQLNFL from the coding sequence ATGATTCAAAATCTTCTGCTAATCAGGAATCAAGCCCAGCTGAAAGAAATGGGCAGTCCCTTAAAATATAATATTCTAAAAGAATTGATTAAAGCACCGGCAACATGTCAGCAACTGGCAACTCTGTTTGGTTGCAGTAAACAAAAGATGCACTATAATTTAACACAAATGCTTTCTCAAGGTTTACTAAAAGTTGAAGACGAGGCAAATATCAATAACAAAGAGGTCTATTATAGAGCTACTGCCCGCAGTTATGTTTTGGATTTGGCAATTGGTTTGGAAACCAGTGAAAAAATATTGGATAACCGCAATATTATTAACAGCATTTTAGAGCAGGAATATCGGATAAATTTGAATAATATTGCTGATAAACTGCTTGATGAGGCGCTGAAACTGACGAAGGGAATGCATTTGCTGATTACCACGGGCAAGTTTAATTTGCCTTTAGTGGAGAAATTATTAGTGGAGGCAGGGAAAAGAGGAATTTATACTACTTTGATTTATCAGGACTTAGAACAATTGCAAGCAAGGGCGGAGCAGTATTCGTTAATTGCCTTTCAGGCGGATTATGAAAATTTTAACCATAAACTGAAAGAAGCGGATGTTTATTTGAACCTTAATGGTGAATCCCGAATTGTAGAAGTTACTGATCCGAAAAAAATTCAAATCCGTAACCGAATGCTGGAGAAAGGTCGTAAGATTATAAAGGAAAAGAATATTTGTTTGGCAATGATGCCTTCACTTTTAAATGATACTCTTTCCGAACAGGCAATTGAAAGTGAAGTTCAGTTCTGGCGTGCTTTAGATATTGATTATCAGATGCTTAGCGATAAAACCCTGGCTTTATGCAGAAAGTTCGTTAACAAGAATTATGTGGAAATTGAAAACAAATCTGCCGCTTTCCGTTTTGCCATCAATAATATTTGGGCAGAATGCGGTTCTTTTGGCAAAGGTGAATTTCAGTCCCCTATTATTAACCTACCTGGTGGTGAAATTTTAATTATTCCCAAGCCGGGTTCAATGCAGGGAAAAATAATTGGTGACCGTGCTTATGCTTTGGGCGAAGAAATTTTGCATCCGGAAGTGGAGATCGTCAATAATGAAATAACCGGTTTTTCTGCAGAAAGCAATCAGCAGCAATTAGCCAAAGCCATTGAAACCGGAGGTAAAGATGGCAGAAAGGTTGCTCTCATCTGTTTAGGAACCAATGATAACATCCGTGGCGGCAATATAGATAATGCCTTGAAACATAAAAGCAGCGGATTTATAAGTATTTACTGGGGAAGCAATAAAGATGTAGGTGGAGATATTGCCGGAAATATTGAATGGTTCATCCAGATTGAAAATCCCCAGCTTAACTTTCTATAA